A stretch of the Vigna radiata var. radiata cultivar VC1973A chromosome 7, Vradiata_ver6, whole genome shotgun sequence genome encodes the following:
- the LOC106766078 gene encoding long chain acyl-CoA synthetase 2-like, whose amino-acid sequence MIPVPQEEPSLDSRCELPLCMFLLKDEIQTHTRRVPAAIAANSSISGNSAKAAKDDVYFSFLPLAHVYDQIMETYCISMGSSIGFWQGDVRFLLEDVQALQPTIFCGVPRVYDRICXGIKSRLASAGVLRSTLFQYAYNYKLKYLEKGLPQHKAAPLFDRLVFDKTKQALGGRVRILLPVDLHYHKDMVWYMRNISFFQLLYA is encoded by the exons ATGATTCCCGTTCCTCAAGAAGAACCAAGCTTAGATTCCCGTTGCGAACTTCCTCTCTGCATGTTCCTCTTAAAAGATG AAATACAGACTCATACAAGGAGAGTTCCAGCTGCTATAGCTGCAAATTCTAGTATCTCTGGTAATTCCGCCAAA gCAGCAAAAGACGATGTGTACttctcctttcttcctcttgctcACGTATATGACCAAATAATGGAGACCTATTGCATCTCCATGGGCTCATCGATAGGATTTTGGCAAGGA GATGTCAGGTTTTTGCTAGAAGATGTTCAGGCACTTCAACCAACTATATTTTGTGGTGTTCCTAGAGTTTATGATCGTATTTGTNCTG GTATCAAAAGCAGACTTGCCTCAGCAGGAGTACTGCGGAGTACATTGTTTCAGTATGCTTACAACTA CAAGCTAAAGTATCTGGAGAAGGGTCTTCCACAACACAAAGCAGCACCTCTGTTTGATAGGCTTGTGTTTGACAAG ACAAAACAAGCACTGGGTGGACGTGTTCGCATCCTGTTACCAGTGGATCTACATTATCACAAGGATATGGTATGGTATAtgagaaatatttctttttttcagcTGCTATACGCTTAG
- the LOC106766079 gene encoding uncharacterized protein LOC106766079, translated as MVTTRGMENPDPIQMIRDLQAQLEEQARTIATLQQELQQKKTDDAERSKEKQHDRETFEDSQNHNPPPLPRSPDFLPFTDAIMQAPMPDRPPPQVEKFDGTTNPEHHLRNFIDSMAFYTQSDPVKCRAFSLSLRGEALKWYYTLPPNSVDNFRTLTNMFKKQYSTNRYKEVTTAELVNLRQGKDETLRAFMHRYNHAARRKKGASPEFIISSLPNCLKAGFVSESLYAELPHTLEELQQKMAKFIKMEDQRIFWKQQHEEHPVSVNKKEGKRKNENVREQKPIMNLNPRYDRYAHLTAPREKVLERALQSNLIFQRRKFPPKNMDATQICRFHNSGGHTTKGCQTLKDEIEKLIRAGHLREFVREDFGHVGHSPRKTRRSPEHAKRKGNYSRDRSRSPPSHRSRSRPREREPIVKGKIDTISGGFAGGGASSSARKRHLRSLRSVHSVIRNPASMPNITFTNKDFHAPDPDQDDPMVITARIAQYDVSKVLVDQGSSVNILYWTTFRRMEILEDMIAPFNEQIVGFAGERVDTRGYIDLRTHLGSDDDGKELRVRFLLVEANTSYNALLGRPCLNAFGVIVSTPHLAMKFPTDKGNICTVQADQRTARQCYVAGLKVTPYKRENRTGAILIDLDPRTNTDERIQPEGEIRPFMVGKNEQQTTSIGDNL; from the coding sequence atggtgaccacaagaggCATGGAGAATCCAGATCCAATCCAGATGATAAGAGACCTGCAGGCGCAGTTAGAAGAGCAAGCCCGAACTATTGCAACTTTACAGCAAGAATTACAACAGAAGAAGACTGATGATGCCGAACgtagcaaagaaaaacaacacgACCGAGAGACATTTGAAGACAGTCAGAATCATAATCCGCCTCCTCTCCCTCGGTCCCCAGACTTCTTGCCGTTCACTGATGCCATCATGCAGGCCCCTATGCCCGATCGGCCTCCACCTCAGGTGGAGAAATTCGACGGCACGACAAATCCAGAACATCATTTGCGGAACTTCATCGATTCAATGGCTTTCTACACTCAAAGTGACCCAGTAAAATGCCGGGCGTTCTCCCTGTCACTGAGGGGAGAAGCCCTAAAATGGTATTATACCCTTCCACCCAATTCGGTGGATAATTTCCGCACACTgacaaacatgttcaaaaagCAATATTCCACCAACCGATATAAAGAGGTTACTACTGCCGAGCTAGTCAATCTCAGGCAGGGAAAAGACGAAACTCTCAGAGCTTTCATGCACCGATACAACCACGCCGCCCGGAGGAAAAAGGGAGCCAGCCCCGAATTCATCATCAGCAGTCTGCCCAACTGTCTTAAAGCAGGATTCGTCTCTGAAAGCCTGTACGCCGAATTACCCCATACGTTGGAGGAGCTACAACAAAAGATGGCCaagtttattaaaatggaagatCAGAGGATTTTCTGGAAGCAACAACATGAGGAGCATCCAGTAAGTGTTAACAAAAAAGAGGGCAAGCGAAAAAATGAGAACGTCCGGGAACAGAAACCAATCATGAATCTAAACCCTAGATACGACCGCTATGCGCATCTTACCGCCCCCAGAGAAAAGGTGTTGGAACGAGCTCTACAATCAAACCTCatctttcaaagaagaaaatttccacCGAAAAATATGGATGCAACGCAGATATGCCGATTCCATAATTCGGGGGGACATACTACTAAAGGCTGCCAGACTCTCAAGGATGAAATAGAGAAGCTAATCCGTGCCGGACATCTTCGTGAATTTGTAAGGGAAGATTTCGGCCACGTGGGACACTCTCCCAGAAAGACACGAAGAAGCCCAGAACATGCCAAACGAAAAGGTAATTACTCACGCGACCGTTCTCGTAGTCCTCCAAGTCACAGATCCCGCAGTCGACCTAGAGAGCGGGAACCCATAGTTAAAGGCAAGATTGATACCATCTCAGGTGGTTTTGCTGGAGGAGGTGCTTCATCCTCAGCCCGGAAGAGACATTTGAGAAGTCTGCGCAGCGTACACTCAGTAATACGCAATCCGGCGTCAATGCCGAACATAACATTCACAAACAAAGATTTTCACGCGCCAGATCCTGATCAAGATGACCCCATGGTCATCACCGCCCGCATTGCACAATACGATGTGAGTAAAGTCCTCGTCGATCAGGGTAGTTCAGTCAATATATTATACTGGACAACCTTTCGAAGAATGGAAATTCTAGAAGATATGATTGCTCCGTTTAACGAGCAAATTGTTGGTTTTGCTGGAGAAAGAGTAGACACCCGGGGGTACATCGACTTACGAACCCACCTGGGGTCCGATGATGATGGTAAAGAGCTCAGAGTTCGTTTCTTGCTAGTAGAAGCAAACACGTCCTATAACGCCCTTCTAGGACGCCCTTGCCTAAATGCTTTTGGGGTAATCGTCTCTACCCCACATTTGGCAATGAAATTTCCTACGGACAAGGGAAATATATGCACCGTCCAGGCAGACCAGAGAACCGCTCGCCAATGCTACGTTGCTGGTCTAAAGGTCACGCCTTACAAAAGAGAGAACCGTACTGGAGCAATCTTGATTGACCTTGATCCCAGAACCAATACAGACGAACGCATACAACCTGAAGGTGAGATAAGGCCTTTCATGGTGGGAAAAAACGAACAACAAACTACTTCAATCGGAGACAACCTTTAG